From the Nilaparvata lugens isolate BPH unplaced genomic scaffold, ASM1435652v1 scaffold9572, whole genome shotgun sequence genome, the window GAAGTAGTTAATAAgccatccgctagatcgggcgagtgtccactttcatcatcagctgaagtcaccatgatttcagttccagtttcgaatcaaactaattcgcttcacAACCAGtttatccaattatttattgttgattagtgcattccgaattttcaaaaatgcttacagatgactgtggtattccaagtgaaattttaaaagaatctgaaatcctgactgcaaatcttctaccactaaaatcaagagataggtacgatagcttaacgagtattctttattttgtattctttatttattttgtcagcaatacctgtagtgtggcgaaaaatatcgttcgcaccacgggcaaaaatgtttttccagctctcaatcttttctagtcctcgcctacggcctcggacttgaaaaccgatttcgagctggaaaaatctaattttctgctctaggtgcgaaatatactattctattatagaaatgaaaaaataaagattattttgctgcaacagcaactatttactgcgactacgaaagttttggaaagccaattttctaaaTCCAGCTGTCCAAAATCTAGAACTTACCTGAGGCTAGgtacacaccagttagtcaagacaagacaagacgtGATCAGACACGTTAATCACAATACTttacattgttgcttatgaagacatgtttaattgcaatgactaatcagtgtgagttgcgtcataagcaactcaattcaattcaattctttattgccagaattTAACAATGCAAGAAATCAAGGTTATAAATCAACActtattacaagaaaataaaataaaattaactaccgagaactaaaaactaaaaaattttCAGGCACCACTAGCAAAAAGAAACGTGAAATAAAAAGATGATGTCAATTCCACAAAGTTTTATTTGAGTTAAGAAAAACTGATGATGATGCCAAGTGCATCGAAACTAGTTTggactcaaataaaaaatttgtggaattgacaacatctttttatttcaccttaatatggagaaatgcCACAACATCTCTGTGCAAAGTGTTAATTTTATAAAAGAAACGTCATTGACCGCTGGTGGGAGTCGCAAAAAGTcagatttaaaataaaaacaatgtgaagtattgtaactaaacgtgtctgatcatgtcttgtcttgactaactggtgtgcgccttgCTGAATGGACCAGcaataatggcggtcagacaaacttatgttctctgACGACAatactacacaacatctcaaggAAATTGGAAACTCatactgattagtcattgcaattagacacgTCTTCaaaagcaactatgtgaagtattgtgactaaacgtgactagtcttgtcttgactaaccggtgtacgcccagcctagatcccgagctcggacaCCGGCCCTTATTTATAAATATCTTACAAATTTCGCAAGTTTGAAAATACAACTGACCAGAGATTCCTGCCGGAGCTGGCTGTACATTTTGGCGACCTTGTCCTGGTCCATGTTGTGCAGTTGGGCCGAATGTTCTGCTTGGAGTAGACGATGTACTTCTTGAGTACGTCCTGCGGTATCAGATCGGCTTGGCATCCTCGTCGTCGAGGGGCGTGGCCGGCAGCAGCTGGTGTCCGGGGACACCACTGTCGGCCGGTGGCTTGGGGTGGTGTCGGATGTGAGAGTTCACCACGAAGCGCGCCAGCTGTTCGTCGCGCACGGGGTCCACCTCGTCGCGAACCACGCACAGAATGTCGAAACGCGACATGATTGGCTCGGATAGGTTCACCTGAAAGTCAAGCCAAGAAAATCAGATCTTTAATCGTCCAAAAAGATTATTACATTGACAATGGCTATGATAGAAAAATAGtgataaacaatataaaataaaaaaaatagaatagaataaatgatttttgccgaaaaacaagaaaaataacgAAGCAATATTACAAGGTGAGCCAGAGAAACTTATCTATTTcgggatcatcatctcaatgaattatgcgggagactgaggaagaccatctacagattcaggattctgaggacactggtcgacaagggatgtctaagagttgtctacttctctctagcacagtccctcatgctgtatgggattgtgggatggggaggtgcaagcttcttgcacattgaaccgctcctcagggtgcagaagctgatcatgagggtcatcaaccagaagcctccacgctattcatcagaccagctattcaatgagtttgacgtgatgggtgcaagacagctttactccaaggagatactatgccgattacacaagaacccaacaacatttcaaactagaaaccacaaccacaacaccagatacagcaatcttctcatcaccagtgttgcaaggaaggcactataccagagacatttcaatcattagcaccaaaattatataatctacttcctgcaaactttaaacagattaatcttcctagaaagttcaaagcaataatacacaattggttgatgagcaaaggaagacagaacatacaaaacatttttttcaaataacaactaaccacctaatgacttactaaacactaactaattgataatacacacaaaaaaactaacaaaacctactctagaacatggtacgccatagtggagtaggtcaattccacacagaaaaactcaacaagtagagaacacattataagaatcttttgtaactaactattgtatgtaatattgtaatttatctaatatttttgtaattgatgttgtagttttagttttttgggaaataaacatttattatttatttctaaggTCAATAAGAACAAAGTACTCAAGataatgatttaatattttttcatatataaAATGAATGTTTGTGTTAGTTTGTTgtttccctatagactcgaaaactacttgacagaacggcatgaaactttgagaatatgttgtgtgaatattggggatggtttcttaccagaaatttcaataggtgggataataataaatgtttattgatccattttacagacctatgttttcgaaattgtcggaaGAAAGGCTAAGAGCCttttcacatgacagcgatttacgctcggttgtcgcgcgg encodes:
- the LOC111063584 gene encoding DNA replication licensing factor MCM2, which gives rise to MTFSENVNLSEPIMSRFDILCVVRDEVDPVRDEQLARFVVNSHIRHHPKPPADSGVPGHQLLPATPLDDEDAKPI